One part of the Deinococcus fonticola genome encodes these proteins:
- a CDS encoding lipid II:glycine glycyltransferase FemX, whose protein sequence is MRLTLEETTDPHVYDDAVRNLPITSALQGWGYGEARRVLGQVPVRYLIRQDGRTVGAVQLIRKRLIPGFSTLYAPRGPALESLELLPHLAPAFKKVARPTDALLKIEPPAPLDASADDSYDALPASYGPFTRAGTEQPEHTIIADLTRSEDQMLKDLSSMARRNVRTAEKLGVVAGRDDDFEAFWEIFTATNERAKLGAFPRAYYETMLREGNAHGGEAYIVLSRYQGKALAGGFFIAMGKGTYYLFGGSVRDDRVGEDGAPFKDSKAPDAFYWHAMLDAKRRGYELFDFWGIPRVLDESKHSYGVFKMKLKFSEQRVWYPAYDLNLNPAAPAIVKALRWRKTQNNLRKRGSADDVL, encoded by the coding sequence GTGCGCTTGACCCTCGAGGAAACCACCGACCCCCACGTCTACGACGATGCCGTGCGAAACCTGCCCATCACCAGCGCCCTGCAGGGCTGGGGGTACGGCGAGGCCCGGCGCGTGCTGGGGCAGGTGCCGGTGCGTTACCTGATCCGGCAGGACGGGCGCACGGTGGGCGCGGTGCAACTGATTCGCAAGCGCCTGATTCCCGGTTTCTCGACACTGTATGCCCCGCGCGGCCCGGCGCTGGAATCGCTGGAACTGCTGCCGCACCTGGCCCCGGCCTTCAAGAAGGTGGCGCGGCCCACCGACGCCCTGCTGAAAATAGAGCCGCCCGCGCCGCTGGACGCCAGTGCCGACGACTCCTACGACGCGTTGCCCGCCAGCTACGGCCCCTTTACCCGCGCCGGCACTGAGCAGCCCGAACACACCATCATCGCCGACCTGACCCGCAGCGAAGACCAGATGCTCAAGGACCTGAGCAGCATGGCGCGCCGCAACGTCCGCACCGCCGAGAAGCTGGGCGTGGTGGCCGGACGCGACGACGACTTCGAGGCCTTCTGGGAGATTTTCACCGCCACCAACGAGCGCGCCAAGCTGGGCGCTTTTCCCCGCGCCTACTACGAGACCATGCTGCGCGAAGGCAACGCGCACGGCGGCGAAGCATACATCGTGCTGTCGCGTTACCAGGGAAAGGCGCTGGCGGGGGGGTTCTTCATCGCTATGGGCAAGGGCACGTACTACCTCTTTGGCGGCAGTGTCCGTGACGACCGCGTGGGAGAAGACGGCGCGCCCTTCAAGGACAGCAAGGCCCCCGACGCCTTCTACTGGCACGCCATGCTGGACGCCAAACGGCGCGGCTACGAGCTGTTCGATTTCTGGGGCATTCCGCGCGTGCTGGACGAGAGCAAGCACAGCTACGGCGTCTTCAAGATGAAGCTGAAATTCAGCGAGCAGCGTGTGTGGTACCCCGCCTACGACCTGAACCTGAACCCCGCCGCACCCGCCATCGTGAAGGCCCTGCGCTGGCGCAAGACGCAGAACAACCTCCGCAAACGCGGCAGCGCCGACGACGTGCTGTAA
- a CDS encoding peptidylprolyl isomerase, producing the protein MKTLLTTLALLCGSVALAQTTAPAAPATTPATPATTTPAPATTPAAPTTTTPAQPADPKAVVARIGTQTVTLAEFDSAFRRAVARLLNQQGMPFSEDVYNEFAGARADYLKQYVRDLALYQLARRSVKTDTAALDAQLTELRGRFANDQEFKQALEQTGYGSQEALRSSLEQQQVVAKYLDSLKGGFKFGDAFVGSYYKLNQAKFQRQSEACVKHILVPTEAEAKAVTDALAGGGDFAKLAQEKSKDPGSAAKGGELGCFGEGVMVPEFEQASFKGAVNAVQTIKSQFGYHVLVVTKRTAAGVTPQAEAAPLIRDQLGREAAQKYVDAQIARIQIETFPALLPPAPTQK; encoded by the coding sequence ATGAAAACCCTGTTGACCACCCTGGCGCTGCTGTGCGGCAGTGTTGCTCTGGCCCAGACCACTGCGCCTGCTGCGCCCGCGACCACTCCAGCCACCCCGGCCACCACTACCCCGGCTCCCGCGACCACGCCCGCCGCACCGACCACGACCACGCCGGCCCAGCCCGCCGACCCCAAGGCGGTGGTGGCCCGCATCGGCACGCAGACCGTGACCCTGGCCGAGTTCGACAGCGCCTTTCGCCGCGCGGTAGCCCGATTGCTGAACCAGCAGGGCATGCCCTTCAGCGAGGACGTGTACAACGAGTTTGCCGGGGCACGCGCCGATTACCTCAAGCAGTACGTGCGCGACCTCGCCCTGTACCAGCTGGCGCGCCGCAGCGTGAAGACCGACACGGCGGCGCTGGACGCGCAGCTGACCGAGCTGCGCGGGCGCTTCGCCAACGATCAGGAATTCAAGCAGGCGCTGGAACAGACCGGCTACGGCAGCCAGGAGGCCCTGCGCAGCAGCCTGGAGCAGCAGCAGGTGGTCGCCAAGTACCTCGACAGTCTGAAAGGCGGCTTCAAGTTCGGGGACGCGTTCGTGGGCAGTTACTACAAGCTGAATCAGGCCAAATTTCAGCGCCAGAGCGAAGCCTGCGTGAAGCACATCCTGGTGCCCACCGAGGCCGAGGCGAAGGCCGTTACGGACGCCCTGGCGGGCGGGGGCGACTTTGCCAAACTGGCGCAGGAGAAAAGCAAAGACCCCGGCAGCGCGGCCAAGGGCGGTGAACTGGGCTGCTTCGGTGAAGGCGTGATGGTGCCCGAGTTCGAGCAGGCCAGCTTCAAGGGGGCGGTCAATGCCGTGCAGACCATCAAAAGCCAGTTCGGTTATCACGTGCTGGTGGTGACCAAGCGCACGGCGGCGGGGGTCACGCCCCAGGCCGAGGCCGCGCCGCTGATCCGTGACCAGCTCGGCCGCGAGGCCGCGCAGAAGTACGTGGACGCGCAGATCGCCCGGATTCAGATCGAGACCTTCCCGGCCCTGCTGCCGCCTGCCCCCACCCAGAAGTAA
- the alr gene encoding alanine racemase, which translates to MLARAVAHVSASALQHNLHALSRRAGVPLLLPVKADAYGHGLEVVSRVAAAHPDVWGLAVATPQEAVNLAALNLGKPVLLLTPPAPEEVGPLADLGVRLPVSTLQDAQQLPAHARAHLKVDTGMNRLGARPAEAVSIGQYLAGRGLLEGAYTHFASADEPDLAFARHQLELFQRVLEHLPPLLAHAASGGGLVSFGPLPGMALARPGLASYGFLPAHLRPLVPLKPVMTLRARVNFIHDVYAGESVSYNNLWTAPHDVRVAVLGMGYADGYPRNATLKASVLIGGRSGQPQRRPVLGRICMDQMMVDISGLDVQVGDWAELWGAGEITVSDVAAWGDTIEYEVLTGLGQRVERHLAP; encoded by the coding sequence ATGCTTGCCCGCGCCGTCGCCCACGTTTCCGCCAGTGCCCTGCAACACAACCTGCACGCCCTGTCCCGCCGCGCCGGCGTGCCGCTGCTGCTGCCGGTCAAGGCCGATGCCTACGGCCACGGCCTGGAAGTGGTGTCCAGGGTGGCCGCCGCCCACCCGGACGTGTGGGGCCTGGCGGTCGCCACCCCGCAGGAAGCCGTGAACCTGGCGGCCCTGAACCTGGGAAAACCCGTGCTGCTGCTCACGCCCCCTGCCCCGGAAGAGGTGGGGCCGCTGGCCGACCTGGGCGTGCGCCTGCCCGTCAGCACCCTGCAGGACGCCCAGCAGTTGCCCGCGCACGCCCGCGCCCACCTGAAGGTGGACACCGGTATGAACCGCCTGGGAGCGCGGCCCGCCGAGGCCGTCAGCATCGGCCAATACCTGGCCGGGCGCGGCCTGCTGGAAGGGGCGTACACCCACTTTGCCAGCGCCGACGAGCCGGACCTGGCCTTTGCCCGGCACCAGCTTGAGCTGTTTCAGCGCGTGCTGGAGCACCTGCCGCCCCTGCTGGCGCACGCGGCCAGTGGCGGCGGCCTGGTCAGCTTCGGGCCACTGCCCGGCATGGCCCTGGCCCGCCCCGGTCTGGCTTCCTATGGGTTCCTGCCCGCACACCTGCGCCCGCTGGTGCCCCTGAAACCGGTAATGACCCTGCGGGCCAGGGTGAACTTCATTCATGACGTGTACGCCGGCGAAAGCGTCAGCTACAACAACCTCTGGACGGCCCCGCACGACGTGCGCGTGGCGGTGCTGGGCATGGGCTACGCCGACGGTTACCCGCGCAACGCCACCCTGAAGGCCAGTGTCCTGATCGGTGGCCGCAGCGGCCAGCCGCAGCGCCGCCCGGTGCTGGGGCGCATCTGCATGGACCAGATGATGGTGGACATCAGCGGGCTGGACGTGCAGGTGGGTGACTGGGCCGAACTGTGGGGCGCGGGTGAAATCACCGTTTCGGACGTGGCCGCCTGGGGCGACACCATCGAGTACGAAGTCCTGACCGGCCTGGGTCAGCGGGTGGAACGACACCTGGCCCCGTAA
- the lepB gene encoding signal peptidase I, with protein sequence MKRGQLTANLREWTSTLLFALGFTQFAASAVQVDGTSMLPTLRHGEVLLLPKLEGWAHRVGWGQYQRGDIVVFKPPRDMEAEWTNQYRGLPLPWKYRPYLVKRVVGMPGDTVQIRAGVLYVNGRRVDEPGVLNYWQSFCHDVASDLANTSPVRIPARQYFVMGDNRSPGGSLDSRVFGPVSVHDIAARAPLSVLPLLRQGQVTPPCDTQPHPEQRTQPGGALDWNPRLLRPAGR encoded by the coding sequence ATGAAGCGGGGGCAGCTGACGGCCAACCTGCGCGAATGGACCTCCACGCTGCTGTTCGCCCTGGGCTTCACGCAATTTGCCGCCAGCGCTGTGCAGGTAGACGGCACCAGCATGTTGCCCACCCTGCGCCACGGTGAGGTGCTGCTGCTTCCCAAACTGGAAGGCTGGGCGCACCGGGTCGGATGGGGTCAGTACCAGCGGGGCGACATCGTGGTGTTCAAACCCCCGCGCGACATGGAGGCCGAGTGGACAAATCAGTACCGGGGGCTCCCGCTGCCGTGGAAGTACCGCCCTTATCTGGTCAAGCGCGTGGTCGGAATGCCCGGCGACACCGTGCAGATCAGGGCCGGGGTGCTGTACGTAAATGGGCGGCGTGTAGATGAACCCGGCGTCCTGAACTACTGGCAGAGCTTCTGTCACGACGTCGCCTCCGACCTGGCCAACACCTCGCCCGTGCGTATCCCGGCCCGGCAGTACTTCGTGATGGGCGACAACCGCAGCCCCGGGGGCAGCCTCGACAGCCGCGTCTTCGGCCCGGTCAGCGTGCACGACATCGCCGCCCGCGCTCCCCTCAGCGTCCTGCCACTGCTGCGCCAGGGCCAGGTCACGCCCCCCTGCGACACCCAGCCGCACCCGGAACAGCGCACGCAGCCAGGCGGCGCGTTGGACTGGAACCCGCGCCTGCTGCGTCCCGCCGGCCGCTGA
- a CDS encoding FHA domain-containing protein: MNRTLQTTLLGALGGFLGFVLSEVLVPQSGSGGFLGNIVGTAWWTALLMLPLTLLLLAGENLLGMRGRWSRGLAQVWLPALLLGAFSGALAQFIYALGLMAGLPGRLMRALGWAVMGAGVGLLLGLHDRSPAKALRGALGGAAGGFLGGLVFDSFTALRFGEEDTGTVARLVGLTLLGAAIGFMLRLAQEFLKGAWLLGTTTGRSEGKQYILGKPAVTVGRSETSDISLSHDAQVPLQAGTLVQRGGSWHWEGGSILINRQPKTRAALQNGDRLTFGQTELVFGQKGQAASSRVPVPPLALQANHQAVHFPADFQQLSLGTGGELRVQGSGIQAHHAIISALPDGTLRLHAQAPLELNDRPLAAGTTSPLRPGDLLKLGDTEFALIKSDPVTLKQSSAQC, translated from the coding sequence ATGAACCGGACGCTCCAGACCACCCTCCTCGGCGCCCTGGGCGGCTTTCTGGGGTTCGTGCTGTCGGAAGTGCTGGTGCCGCAGTCCGGTTCCGGCGGGTTCCTGGGGAATATCGTCGGCACGGCGTGGTGGACGGCCCTGCTGATGCTGCCGCTGACCCTGCTGTTGCTGGCGGGCGAGAACCTGCTGGGCATGCGCGGGCGCTGGTCGCGCGGGCTGGCGCAGGTGTGGCTCCCGGCGCTGCTGCTGGGAGCATTTTCGGGCGCGCTGGCCCAGTTCATCTATGCGCTGGGGTTAATGGCTGGCCTGCCGGGGCGACTGATGCGGGCGCTGGGGTGGGCCGTCATGGGCGCGGGCGTGGGCCTGCTGCTGGGCCTGCACGACCGCTCGCCGGCCAAGGCCCTGCGGGGCGCGCTGGGCGGCGCGGCGGGTGGGTTCCTGGGCGGGCTGGTGTTCGACAGTTTCACGGCCCTGCGCTTTGGCGAGGAGGACACGGGCACGGTGGCCCGCCTGGTGGGCCTGACCCTGCTGGGCGCAGCGATCGGCTTCATGCTGCGGCTGGCCCAGGAGTTCCTCAAGGGCGCGTGGCTGCTGGGCACCACCACCGGGCGCTCTGAGGGTAAGCAGTACATCCTGGGCAAACCCGCCGTGACGGTGGGCCGCAGCGAGACAAGCGACATCAGCCTGTCCCACGACGCGCAGGTGCCCTTGCAGGCCGGCACGCTGGTGCAACGCGGCGGCAGCTGGCACTGGGAGGGCGGATCCATCCTGATCAACCGCCAGCCGAAAACCCGGGCAGCGTTGCAAAACGGTGACCGCCTGACCTTCGGGCAAACGGAACTGGTGTTCGGGCAAAAAGGCCAGGCCGCTTCCAGCCGCGTGCCCGTGCCGCCGCTGGCGTTGCAGGCGAACCACCAGGCGGTGCATTTTCCGGCCGACTTCCAGCAGTTGAGTCTGGGCACGGGTGGAGAGCTGCGCGTTCAGGGCTCGGGCATTCAGGCGCACCACGCCATCATCTCCGCGCTGCCCGACGGCACCCTTCGACTTCACGCTCAGGCGCCGCTGGAACTGAACGACCGGCCCCTCGCGGCGGGCACCACTTCGCCCCTGCGCCCCGGCGACCTGCTGAAACTGGGCGACACCGAATTTGCGCTGATCAAGTCGGACCCGGTGACGCTGAAGCAGTCATCTGCCCAATGCTGA
- a CDS encoding C1 family peptidase, producing MKSPAPSVLLLATLLLTVSAQAQNRPILQPVPRVPLQQVPLQLPSALQLRLQTLPSFGAPPPFKALDSATSNRFLNGNTIWLTAPGLEASRQARLQNFSANLARLQPLASQPRIQAVLNAAKLQGLQEPLLQVQTKSGPLTIKLLSADVGASIAARELGQDAEANARVAVTRMAQDMDIDPAVVGQVAQAVPAQRLNTALQLQPSLARILGNRPLLPIMSPVGTGNGLDAVPNSCAPASGKLFALYDFPMKKNLPAVKNQGGRGTCWAFATISVAETLIRTQYGRRVDLSEQDYVAYSKLKYGSPTDGDGADPFALLGLNAQNGYRFAYEKVWEYNQSLSRSATETPPDSGKYNYQNSCGGYPHQDQCEDSVSQAETGCIVTAGKTVCGAQIPTERTSYGIDTSSLKNMWDWNQKDGGLGWSVLALGFGTPVMLLHDARYLQGDANGFVGDLPYNRASHPVKQADGSTKWEPNTEKDVAWWNHIAMLVGYVSNQRLQEVMPGAPAGPGGGYFIMKNSWGTCWSDGGYIYLSWDWMKKYAGGLYLGTRITN from the coding sequence ATGAAAAGCCCCGCCCCTTCCGTCCTTCTCCTCGCCACTTTGCTCCTGACCGTCTCTGCCCAGGCCCAGAATCGCCCTATTTTGCAGCCTGTTCCGCGAGTCCCGCTGCAACAGGTACCGCTGCAACTGCCCAGCGCCCTGCAGCTCAGGTTGCAGACCCTGCCCAGTTTCGGCGCGCCGCCTCCTTTCAAAGCGCTGGACAGCGCCACCAGCAACCGTTTCCTGAACGGCAACACCATCTGGCTCACCGCGCCGGGCCTCGAGGCCAGCCGCCAGGCCAGACTCCAGAACTTCAGCGCCAACCTCGCCCGGCTGCAACCCCTGGCCAGCCAGCCGCGCATTCAGGCCGTGCTAAACGCCGCGAAACTGCAAGGGTTGCAGGAACCGCTGCTGCAGGTGCAAACGAAAAGCGGCCCCCTGACCATCAAACTCCTGAGTGCCGACGTGGGGGCCAGCATCGCCGCCCGCGAACTGGGGCAGGATGCCGAGGCCAATGCCCGCGTGGCCGTGACACGCATGGCCCAGGACATGGACATCGACCCGGCCGTGGTCGGCCAGGTGGCCCAGGCGGTTCCGGCCCAGCGCCTGAACACCGCGCTGCAACTGCAACCCAGCCTGGCGCGCATCCTGGGCAACCGGCCCCTTCTGCCCATCATGTCGCCGGTTGGCACGGGCAACGGCCTGGACGCCGTGCCGAACAGTTGCGCCCCGGCCAGCGGCAAGCTGTTTGCCCTTTATGACTTTCCTATGAAGAAAAATCTGCCCGCCGTGAAAAACCAGGGCGGGCGCGGCACCTGCTGGGCCTTTGCCACCATCAGCGTGGCCGAAACCCTGATCCGCACGCAGTATGGCCGCCGCGTCGACCTGAGCGAACAGGATTACGTGGCCTACTCCAAACTGAAGTACGGCTCACCCACCGACGGAGACGGCGCCGATCCCTTCGCCCTGCTGGGGCTGAATGCCCAGAACGGTTACCGGTTTGCCTACGAGAAGGTCTGGGAGTACAACCAGAGCCTCAGCCGCAGCGCCACCGAAACCCCGCCCGACTCCGGGAAGTACAACTACCAGAACTCCTGTGGCGGGTACCCTCACCAGGATCAGTGTGAGGACAGCGTGTCCCAGGCCGAAACCGGCTGCATCGTCACCGCCGGAAAGACGGTGTGCGGCGCGCAGATTCCCACCGAACGCACCAGTTACGGCATCGACACCAGCTCCCTGAAAAACATGTGGGACTGGAACCAGAAGGACGGCGGCCTGGGCTGGTCCGTGCTGGCGCTGGGCTTCGGCACGCCGGTGATGCTGCTGCACGACGCCCGCTACCTGCAAGGCGACGCCAACGGCTTCGTGGGCGACCTGCCCTACAACCGCGCCAGCCACCCGGTCAAGCAGGCCGACGGCAGCACCAAATGGGAGCCGAACACCGAAAAGGACGTGGCGTGGTGGAACCACATCGCCATGCTGGTGGGGTACGTCAGCAACCAGCGCCTTCAGGAAGTCATGCCCGGCGCACCGGCTGGCCCCGGCGGGGGGTACTTCATCATGAAGAACTCCTGGGGAACGTGCTGGAGCGACGGCGGGTACATCTACCTGTCGTGGGACTGGATGAAGAAGTATGCCGGCGGCCTGTATCTGGGAACCCGGATCACCAACTGA
- a CDS encoding saccharopine dehydrogenase family protein — MSKVIIIGAGGVANVVAKKCAQNDSVFTEVLIATRTVSKADKIVAEIKEHMPDSKTRFSTATVDADNVPELAKLIREFGPKMVINVALPYQDLTIMDACLETGVHYLDTANYEPKDVAKFEYSWQWAYQDKFKNAGLMALLGCGFDPGATQAFTAHHAKHHFSEIHYLDIVDCNNGNHGKAFATNFNPEINIREITANGRYFENGEWVETEPLEISQDIYYPKVATRKSFVLYHEELESLVKHFPTIKRARFWMTFGEAYIKHLNVLEGIGMTSIEPIDFKGQQIAPIEFLKAVLPAPESLAAGYTGQTCIGVQAKGIGKDGQPKVHFVYNVKDHADCYREVQAQGVSYTTGVPAMIGAMLMLQGQWMREGVWNVEQLDPDPFFDAMNKWGLPIDELAGIELVKD, encoded by the coding sequence GTGAGTAAAGTCATCATTATTGGAGCGGGCGGCGTGGCGAACGTCGTGGCGAAGAAGTGTGCCCAGAACGACAGCGTGTTCACCGAAGTGCTGATCGCCACCCGGACAGTCAGCAAGGCCGACAAGATCGTGGCCGAAATTAAAGAGCACATGCCGGACAGCAAAACCAGATTCAGCACCGCCACCGTGGACGCGGACAACGTGCCGGAACTGGCCAAGCTGATCCGGGAGTTCGGGCCGAAAATGGTCATCAACGTGGCCCTGCCCTATCAGGATCTGACCATCATGGACGCCTGCCTGGAAACCGGCGTGCACTACCTGGACACCGCCAACTACGAACCCAAGGACGTGGCGAAGTTCGAGTACTCGTGGCAGTGGGCGTATCAGGACAAATTCAAGAACGCCGGCCTGATGGCGCTGCTGGGTTGCGGCTTCGACCCCGGCGCGACCCAGGCTTTTACCGCCCACCACGCCAAGCACCACTTCTCCGAAATTCATTATCTGGACATCGTGGACTGCAACAACGGCAACCACGGCAAGGCGTTTGCCACGAACTTCAACCCGGAAATCAACATCCGCGAAATCACCGCCAATGGCCGCTACTTCGAGAACGGCGAGTGGGTGGAAACCGAGCCGCTGGAAATCAGCCAGGACATCTACTACCCCAAAGTGGCGACCCGCAAGAGCTTCGTGCTGTACCACGAGGAACTCGAGTCGCTGGTCAAGCACTTCCCGACCATCAAGCGCGCCCGCTTCTGGATGACCTTCGGCGAGGCGTACATCAAGCACCTGAACGTGCTGGAAGGCATCGGCATGACCAGCATCGAGCCGATCGACTTCAAGGGCCAGCAAATTGCGCCCATCGAGTTCCTGAAGGCCGTGCTGCCCGCCCCCGAGAGTCTGGCAGCCGGCTACACCGGCCAGACCTGCATCGGCGTGCAGGCCAAGGGCATCGGCAAGGACGGCCAGCCCAAGGTGCATTTCGTCTACAACGTGAAAGACCATGCCGACTGCTACCGCGAAGTGCAGGCCCAGGGCGTCAGTTACACCACCGGCGTACCCGCCATGATCGGCGCCATGCTGATGCTGCAGGGCCAGTGGATGAGGGAAGGCGTGTGGAACGTCGAGCAACTCGACCCCGATCCCTTCTTCGACGCCATGAACAAGTGGGGCCTGCCCATCGACGAACTGGCCGGCATCGAACTCGTGAAAGACTGA
- a CDS encoding ATP-binding protein: MSDRVVLQVNTLGVPQVALGEQPLDVQGKSLALLAYLAVEGQTTREALADLLWPDQPAEAARRNLRVLIHRLRQSPAGAWLRLSSQALQLAPGAEVDVHLFRAALADGDFRRACGFARGNFLDHLSLPNAPAFDEWREQTASTLRDEQWRALDGYAQALAAQGQPAAALSLREQAVRLDPLRERSVRALMELLISLGQFDAAQNAYVSLARRLQEELGLSPLPATQVLRERLEVLRSSAPGTAALPENTTAFPLPLVGRESQRRRLEGSPLLLVLGEAGVGKSKLVQEVAGRDALILRAVRELTPLPFGALFELLRSVEWQGCPEPLRQVLSSLQQETSLAAPTDRARLLDALAQALNGVLGSRTLIVEDIHWLDSGTLESVFLALFRGARRVWLTGRWSELQERPELLRLLGSSQVPRLTLTELTGEDVAELIRQMAGQPAPLFSRRLYSATAGNPLFLVETLRGLRESGELSMTQGVWRTPYDTFTEDYAEVPVPESVTAAIGERTERLGGPTRQLLQAGALWGEAFPAELVAATCGLETGAALDALERAETARLVIPEGPNYRFGHDLYRREMIRSLGGPRRRFLHSQLARLAPPGTSPVKLAEHHEQAGEHPLAWPFWRSAALEAERLFAHEEAVGLYRRALADSPPQDVQFDLHLAISQLQRYTDDLPGQQQSLRHLRQLAEQSTDPEVKARCARRCAVFYTECDEYAQAVQEVQQALHALGQQISRERRAELLLEGGAALACLSRWDEAHAMLLAAREEGQGGAPMLHTNTLYWLGYCRLERGDAQGAEEAYRECLERLPQGQISRGRVLNLWKRGLALRRLGRLEEAQQALEQARAEGTTLNSGSLLGVVLAELGLVLCAQGDCSGAAHLAELATPLVAGDTEGTATLTALTAALQHLNFPAASG, translated from the coding sequence ATGTCTGACCGGGTGGTCTTGCAGGTCAACACGCTGGGTGTTCCTCAGGTGGCCCTGGGGGAACAGCCCCTGGACGTGCAGGGCAAAAGCCTGGCGCTGCTGGCGTATCTGGCGGTCGAAGGCCAGACCACGCGCGAGGCGCTGGCCGACCTGCTGTGGCCAGATCAGCCGGCCGAGGCGGCGCGGCGCAACCTGCGGGTGCTGATTCACCGCCTGCGGCAGTCGCCGGCCGGGGCGTGGCTGAGGCTGTCCAGCCAGGCGCTGCAACTGGCCCCCGGCGCCGAGGTGGACGTGCACCTGTTCCGCGCCGCGCTGGCCGACGGGGATTTCCGGCGGGCGTGCGGGTTTGCCCGGGGGAACTTTCTGGATCACCTGTCCCTGCCGAATGCGCCGGCCTTCGACGAGTGGCGCGAGCAGACCGCCAGCACCCTGCGCGACGAGCAGTGGCGGGCGCTGGACGGGTACGCGCAGGCGCTGGCCGCGCAGGGTCAGCCGGCGGCGGCCCTTTCGCTGCGCGAACAGGCGGTGCGCCTCGACCCACTGCGCGAGCGGAGCGTGCGCGCCCTGATGGAACTGCTGATTTCACTGGGGCAGTTCGACGCGGCCCAGAACGCCTACGTCAGCCTGGCCCGGCGATTGCAGGAGGAACTGGGCCTGTCTCCGCTGCCCGCCACGCAGGTGCTGCGCGAACGCCTCGAGGTGCTGCGCAGCTCTGCGCCCGGCACGGCCGCCCTGCCCGAGAACACCACGGCCTTTCCCCTGCCACTGGTCGGGCGCGAAAGCCAGCGCCGCCGGCTGGAAGGCAGCCCGCTGCTGCTGGTGCTGGGCGAGGCCGGGGTGGGCAAATCCAAACTGGTGCAGGAGGTGGCGGGACGAGACGCCCTGATCCTGCGGGCGGTGCGCGAGCTGACCCCGCTGCCTTTCGGGGCGCTGTTCGAGCTGCTGCGCTCGGTGGAGTGGCAGGGCTGCCCGGAACCGCTCAGACAGGTGCTGTCGTCGCTGCAGCAGGAGACCAGTCTGGCCGCGCCCACCGACCGGGCCAGGTTGCTGGACGCGCTGGCGCAGGCCCTGAACGGCGTGCTGGGCAGCCGCACCTTGATCGTGGAGGACATCCATTGGCTGGACAGTGGCACTCTGGAAAGTGTCTTCCTGGCCCTGTTCCGGGGAGCGCGGCGGGTGTGGCTCACGGGCCGCTGGAGCGAATTGCAGGAGCGCCCCGAACTGCTGCGCCTGCTGGGCAGCAGCCAGGTTCCGCGCCTGACCCTGACCGAACTGACCGGAGAGGACGTCGCGGAACTGATCCGCCAGATGGCCGGGCAACCCGCCCCGCTGTTCTCCAGACGCCTGTACTCGGCCACGGCAGGAAATCCGCTGTTTCTGGTCGAGACCCTGCGGGGGCTGCGCGAAAGCGGTGAACTCAGCATGACCCAGGGGGTGTGGCGCACGCCCTACGACACCTTCACCGAGGATTACGCCGAGGTGCCGGTTCCGGAAAGCGTCACGGCAGCCATCGGCGAGCGCACCGAGCGCCTGGGCGGGCCCACCCGTCAGCTGCTTCAGGCCGGCGCGCTGTGGGGCGAGGCTTTTCCTGCCGAACTGGTCGCCGCCACCTGCGGCCTGGAGACCGGCGCGGCCCTGGACGCCCTGGAACGCGCCGAAACCGCCCGGCTGGTCATTCCTGAAGGCCCCAACTACCGCTTCGGGCACGACCTGTACCGCCGCGAGATGATTCGCAGCCTCGGCGGGCCGCGCCGGCGCTTTCTGCACAGCCAGCTGGCGCGGCTGGCGCCGCCCGGCACCTCCCCGGTCAAGCTGGCCGAGCACCATGAGCAGGCCGGCGAGCACCCGCTGGCCTGGCCGTTCTGGCGCTCGGCCGCGCTGGAGGCCGAACGGCTGTTCGCGCACGAAGAGGCCGTGGGGCTGTACCGCCGCGCCCTGGCCGACTCGCCCCCGCAGGACGTGCAGTTCGACCTTCACCTGGCCATCAGCCAGTTGCAGCGCTATACCGACGACCTGCCGGGCCAGCAGCAGAGCCTGCGGCACCTGCGGCAGCTCGCCGAGCAGAGCACCGACCCCGAAGTCAAGGCCCGCTGTGCCCGCCGCTGCGCCGTTTTCTACACCGAATGCGACGAGTACGCGCAGGCGGTGCAGGAAGTGCAGCAGGCCCTGCACGCCCTGGGCCAGCAGATCAGCCGGGAAAGGCGCGCAGAGTTGCTGCTGGAAGGCGGCGCGGCGCTGGCCTGCCTGAGCCGCTGGGACGAGGCGCACGCCATGCTGCTTGCCGCCCGGGAAGAGGGCCAGGGGGGCGCGCCCATGCTGCACACAAATACGCTGTACTGGCTGGGGTACTGCCGGCTGGAACGGGGGGACGCGCAGGGCGCTGAGGAAGCCTACCGCGAGTGCCTGGAACGGCTGCCCCAGGGCCAGATTTCACGCGGGCGGGTGCTGAACCTCTGGAAGCGCGGGCTGGCGCTGCGCCGCCTGGGCCGCCTGGAAGAAGCCCAGCAGGCGCTGGAGCAGGCCCGCGCCGAGGGCACCACCCTCAACTCCGGCTCGCTGCTGGGCGTGGTACTGGCCGAGCTGGGCCTGGTGCTGTGCGCCCAGGGGGACTGTAGCGGCGCGGCCCACCTGGCCGAACTGGCCACCCCCCTGGTCGCGGGCGACACCGAGGGCACCGCCACCCTGACGGCCCTGACCGCCGCCCTGCAGCACCTCAACTTTCCGGCGGCCAGTGGTTAG